The Sorghum bicolor cultivar BTx623 chromosome 6, Sorghum_bicolor_NCBIv3, whole genome shotgun sequence genome contains the following window.
AAgtgagaaaaaagaaagaaaacgaaaaaaaaaggaaaaatatatcaaatgaaagaagaacaaatgagagagaaaaaaagaaatataaagtGTGCATTAGCACTGGACCAGCGGCGGAAACGTTGAGAGAGGTGCCAAGTGTCATCACTGGGAGAAATGAACAGCAAGGAAAGGAAAAGAGGCAAATCTACGACATCTCTGCTGATTTCATTTTCACTGGTAGTCGATAAGTGCACGATATTTCTATGTGATTGAAacgatttttttttcaagtgctAAAAGGATTGAGAATTGAAATAGGAGTCGTTAGagtataattttttttcaaTCTGACCAAAAAATTAAGACTGGAAGTGAGTTTTTGAAAATGCTCGCTATATATGGAACAACCACTCACCCAAAgagaaaggaaaagaaagaaaaataaaaatatatagcgagaaaaaaagaacaaaggaaaaagaaaaagaaagtgtGCATCAGCATTGGACCAGTGGTGGAAACGTCTGGACAGAGGAGGGGAGAGAGGTGTCATCAGAGGGAGAAATGAATCAGCAAGGAAAGAGAAAGAGGGAAATCTGCGACATCTCTGCTGATTTCATTTTCACGAGATCCATTTCTTAGAGAAGAAGAATAAAATACAGAGAGGGAATTGCGCAAAATTTTACTCGTTCTTGGCTCTGGCAGCAGTGCATTACCAGAATTAAATTAGAGAAATTATAATACAGATTTTTATTTTTGCGTCTTCCAAATCTGGAGATGGTGATGGGGGCCGGACGGGGACCCCAGCCCCGGCCAGCTCCGCCTCCACGTCCGTCGCAATAAATCGCCCGTCGTCTCCAATTCCCCTCTCCTTTCTCCTCGCCCGCGTCGGCTCGAATCCAATCCCTCCAATAATACGCACCGCCACCACCCCATTTGCGCCATGCTGCCGCGGCCGGCGACCACGAGTCAAGAACACGCGCGGCATCCCTGAGCCACCACACCAGGCTAGCAAAAACGATTCCTTTCTCTCTCGGATCCCAGCCGCTCCCCAAGCGTGCGCGCGATTTCTCTCCTTGCCTCGCCTCGCCCAGGTGAGCTTCCCCTGCCATCAGTTTGTTCCTTTTCTAATCCCTCATTATTCCCCTCTACCATCATCAATCTACTGTTTCGAGATATGTGTTGGTGAATTCCGCGAGTCTTGAGAGAGGAAGGGgattaaaaaaaaactgaaatTTTGTCAGCGTTTCTTGGCCTAGCTGCCCGCTTTAATAATGGCCGCGCGGTTGGTTGGATGGATTGGCAGGCCAGATGCATTGCTCAGGAGCGCTTGGGCCGTGCGAGCTGCGGGATTTGGGAGATGCGTGCAGTTGAATGCGTGGGATTTGCCGCGATTTCTTTATGCTAATCGCCCTCCCCTCCCGACCCGTGCTCCCCCCGCGTCCGCTCCTCCCTTTCTCGTCCCCAGTTGCCGCCGAGCCAATTCAGCGCCGCTTTACTGTTATATAAGCGCGCCTCCGCACCGGACCAGGGCTCTGAGATGTGTTTATCTTTCTCTCCTTGCAGCGCCGTGCTCTTGTGCTGAAGATCCATGGAGGGGTGCCAACTGCTAGTAGGCTGTAGGATTGagatggaggaggaagcgttCTTTGACTCGCGAGAGGAGCTCACGGCGTCGCCGGCGCCCAGCCCGGGCCCTGCATTGCCGTGGTCGGGAAGCCTCGACAGTGTGTGCCAGAGGAGGGAGCGGTTCATGAGAAGCATGGGCCTAGAGTGCTGCCCGGCTCCCCCGCAGGCCGATGCCGTGGCCACCGTGGGCGATGTCGAGAAGGAGGAGGTTGTGCCGGAATTTGGGAGGTTGTGGTCGCAGTCGGATGAGAATGACTGCTCCATGTCGAGTTGGTCCACGGAGGAGACGGGGAGCTCCGTGGATGGTGTCTCGGATGACAATTCTGTCAGTGGATCCAGCCGGGATGATGCTAGCAGCAAGGTGAGCAGGAGTTTCAGTTCGTTGTCCTTCATCCAGAGGCTCATGAGCCGCAGTGGTAAGCTCTCTGGTGTGCCCAAGGCGATTGAGAGGAGAAGAAACGGATGGCTTCGGAGGCTGGGCTTGAGGGCTGGTATCCTCGATCATGGAGCTGATGAAGCTAGCACCAGCTCCTCAGAGAGTGAGCAAAACAGGGGTGGAAGGTACGAAAGGGTCAAGGTCCGCTGCTACAGGAAGTGGTCGAAAGAATTGTCAGCAGTTTATCAAGGCCAAGTGATCAAGGGCCATGATGGGGCCATCCTGACTATGAAGTTTAGTCCGGATGGGCAGTTTCTTGCAAGTGGAGGCGAAGATGGAGTTGTTAGGGTCTGGGCTGTCACACAGTCTGAGGACTGCAAAATTCCCGTGGATGATCCTTCTTGTGTTTACCTCAAAGCTCATCGCCAGAGTGGCTTGGCTCCTGTTGTTGCTGACAATGAGAAGAAATGCAAAGTCAAGGGCGTGAAGCAATCTGCAGATTCTGCTTGTGTTGTGATTCCAACAATGGTGTTCCAGATCTCAGAGGAACCATTGCATGAGTTCTGTGGCCACTCTGGTGATGTACTGTGTCTGTCGTGGTCTGACAACAAGGTCAGTCCAATGAAATGTGCTTTCTCCCTCATTTGTAAAGTTTGATTGCATTTTTTTCTTTGTCCATTCCTTTCTGATAATTGAAATTTTCTACCTCGCAGCATCTACTGTCAGCATCAACAGACAAAACTGTTCGCTTGTGGGAAATAggatctgcaaactgcatcaCTGTTTTTCCACACAGCAACTTTGGTAGGCATATAGTCTCTTAATTGCTGGCTCAAAAGTTTTCAACTATGCTTCTGAATTTGACCTCAGCATTTCGCTATGAAAATTTACTTTTGCAGTGACTTGTGTCCAGTTCAATCCAACCAATGAGAATCGATTCATCAGTGGATCAATAGATGGCAAAATCCGTGTATGGGATATTCCCAGATGTAGTGTCATTGATTGGGTGGATATTAGAGACATAATAACAGCGGTTTGCTATCGACCTGATGGAAAGGTATCAGCATGCATTCTGAAGTGTTTTTTTTGGCTAACTTGTTATTTCAGTAGTTTGTGCGATtaatcttctttttcttttacatCTTGCAGGGAGCAGTGGTTGGAACCATTACTGGAAATTGTCGGTTTTATGATGCATcaggtaaaagaaaaaaaagttacATCTCTACTAGCTTTTCAGTGCCATCTGAGCATATCTCTGCTTTTACTTGAATGATATTTCATATATGCTGACTATAACTACATCTTGATGGATCAGATAATCTGCTGAGGCTTGAGACACAAATTGCACTCAGTGGCAAGAAGAAGTCTTCTCTTAAAAGAATCACTGCTTTTGAGGTAAATATCTTCACGAGAAGGAAGGCTTTTATTGCATAGATTACTTCATCAGTCATTTTTCGTTATGATGCTCCTATGTTCTGActctttgttttatttttcatgtCAGTTCTCCCCAAGCAACCCAAGTAAATTAATGGTTACCTCTGCTGACTCGAAGATCAAAATTCTTGATGGAACCGTTGTGACTCAGAATTATAGTGGTACAGTTCACATCTTAGCCTTCATTCTTATTGATCTAAGCAATCATTACAATTTTATGTATTATGAACTCATCATTTTATTCATTCAATCAGGACTCCGAACTGGCTCTTGCCAGTCATTGGCAACATTCACTCCTGATGGGCAGCATATAGTTTCTGCTAGCGAAGACTCCAATATTTATGTATGGAACCATGAAAACCAAGATGAGCCTTCACTGAAACATGCAAAAACCATATGGTCCTCAGAGCGCTTCCACTCCAACAATGCAGCCATCGCAataccatggaatggccaaaaACCCAGAAACCCTGTCTCTTTGGCCTCTCAAATTTTGTCACCGCAAGGAGATAACTTCTGGTGCATGAGTAAGGCTGTGAAGTGCAGTTCAAGTCGCAGTGAAGATTCTGCTATTAATAGTTTTGTGTCAAGATTTGCTCCTGGTATTTTCAATTTGAATCAGGAGTTCTCCTCTGAGTCCACTTGCAGAAGTTCAGCAACCTGGCCAGAGGAAATTCTGCCTTCTCGTTCAATTCGTGCAATTTTGGATGAGTCACAGTACAAGTTCCTAAGGAACTGTTTCCAGACCACACCAAACTCCTGGGGTCAAGTGATAGTTACTGCAGGATGGGACGGCAAGATTAGGTCGTTCCAGAATTATGGCTTACCAGCGCATCAGTGATCAGCTCGAGCATTTGCTGAAACTACACGGCAGTTTTGGCGCCTCACATGGCCTGAAGAGAGGTACCCAAGCACCCAGCTATGCTGGTCCAGCGTGTGGTTTCTTGGTACAAGACATCACATGCTCAGTGCTCCTGCTGAATTGTACATGGACCAGTGTTGTACATAATCAACCTGGTGGTCCTGCGAGATCTCCGCCATCAGTGGTTGTTCATGGCAGGACCCGTAGATTGTAccttttgtagaaaatttttagTGTAGATCAGATTTCTTCCTTTGCCCCTTATCAATTGCTCATTGATATATACAACAGAAATGTTAGTCTCAGATGAGTGTAAGTTCCCCTCCCACTGTATTACGGGAGCCCAAGCGGGAACCACCAGATATATATGTTGCAGTCAACTATACAAAATTCGTTCattttttaaaaactttgtGCCCTGTTGTTCTGCTCGTTCTTGATCTATACTTTGTCGAATTTCAGATACAGGTGACTGGTTCTCTTGTTTGACATCATAAGCAGTTTGCTGTGGACCCAGTGAAGCCCTATAGAGGTTATTATTGTACCTCTTATTATGGGGCCTTAGGTTGTTGATGATCTTTGATTGGTTTGCCATGTGAGCATCTCACAAATGTACCGATCCTGATCCTGAATCCGTTAATGATTTGAGCTCTGAGACC
Protein-coding sequences here:
- the LOC8057600 gene encoding WD repeat-containing protein 44, translated to MEGCQLLVGCRIEMEEEAFFDSREELTASPAPSPGPALPWSGSLDSVCQRRERFMRSMGLECCPAPPQADAVATVGDVEKEEVVPEFGRLWSQSDENDCSMSSWSTEETGSSVDGVSDDNSVSGSSRDDASSKVSRSFSSLSFIQRLMSRSGKLSGVPKAIERRRNGWLRRLGLRAGILDHGADEASTSSSESEQNRGGRYERVKVRCYRKWSKELSAVYQGQVIKGHDGAILTMKFSPDGQFLASGGEDGVVRVWAVTQSEDCKIPVDDPSCVYLKAHRQSGLAPVVADNEKKCKVKGVKQSADSACVVIPTMVFQISEEPLHEFCGHSGDVLCLSWSDNKHLLSASTDKTVRLWEIGSANCITVFPHSNFVTCVQFNPTNENRFISGSIDGKIRVWDIPRCSVIDWVDIRDIITAVCYRPDGKGAVVGTITGNCRFYDASDNLLRLETQIALSGKKKSSLKRITAFEFSPSNPSKLMVTSADSKIKILDGTVVTQNYSGLRTGSCQSLATFTPDGQHIVSASEDSNIYVWNHENQDEPSLKHAKTIWSSERFHSNNAAIAIPWNGQKPRNPVSLASQILSPQGDNFWCMSKAVKCSSSRSEDSAINSFVSRFAPGIFNLNQEFSSESTCRSSATWPEEILPSRSIRAILDESQYKFLRNCFQTTPNSWGQVIVTAGWDGKIRSFQNYGLPAHQ